CCGAAGATAAATTgacttggacatacatagctgctgTATAACACACAGCACTGATAGGCTGCACATGACGCCAAAAAGTGTCCTGCTTTGCCCTTTGTCGTTTCAGATCCTTACCGCAAGATGGAGCTTCACGTCATATTTTTCTATGCTGTGGTCATCACAAAAGGACGCACGTTATGCGTAATGCGTAATGTGTCCTCACGACAGCGTTTTAACCCGGGGTGATGCTATGTTATTTGTCTTACCACTACTCGACCGTAGAAGTAGATGAAAGAGTGCCATGATGTTGTTGGGAATTGCCCCAAACTGTCGAGTCACGCACTGCCTCAAAGAGGACTTGGAAAGCGCACTCTCAGCGCTCTCCAAGAGAGCTTTGGCGCAGACGGACAAAAAACACTCAAGGGGAAAGTACTTCTCTCCATAGCACGGTAACGACTTTCTCTATAATCGGTAATTCTTTAAATATCTTTTTTGACATATTTGTGAAGCTTTTGTGAAAGTCGTGTGGAAAATACAATTTTTATACTTCACTATGAAATGACTCTTTAGTACTTAGACGCAtgttatgtttgtgcgtgtgtgaaaatAACCCCGTGGACCTGCCCTCTCTGCTGAGCAATAGCAGTCCGGGATGTCCCGTtcgggggagatgagagagaacgCGGCTGCAGCTACGGCTAGGATGGCTGAAGAATAGCCTTCCTAGTATACAGcaccgctgacacacacacacacacacacacacacacacacacacacacacacacacacacacacacacacacacacacacacacacgcactttgaTGTGTGTAGTCATTGTCGTGATTCTGTTTTTGCTGTCAACACCAGGTGATCACTTCTGCTGGTTTGATGAGCTGAACAGAGAAGAAAGGACTGAAGAGTGAGCCCACACCTGTGTATTTATTTGGTTATTCATAATGTTTGTTTATTAACTATTTACTATtatacatgttgtgttgtttgtgctgACTGTAAATGGCAATGATGTCCACTAAAAGATCAGAGGTgtttatgataataatattatattatagaaTTAGATATTATAGaattatacaaacacacatattctaCAGGTATATTGGCAATGTGTAATGTATAATTTGTTAACAGAGTTATTGTCTATTGTTGATCTGAGATGTTTGTGAGCAATAAAATGGCAATAGAACTGCAGAGGTGTGCTGtatttgagctgtgtgtgtgtgtgtgcgtgtgtgtgtccatgtgatcGGGGCTAATGAATGCTTTGTCATGGATACACCATTGGGCATAGAGGgatagcttacacacacacacatacacacacacacacacacacacacacacacacacacacacacacacacacacacacacacacacacacacacacacacatacacacatgtatgtgtctgttttttcCTCTCCCAAATTAGACTCCTTGGCAGGAGTCAGGACACAACCTGATTGGTTTAATATCACACATAGTTTTGGAAAAAGGAGTCACAAAGTTCTTTTGCAATAACACAAATACTTACAATGTGCAAGTTTGATAGAGTTTGTTTTAATGGTTGGCAATGTCATGAGGGAATATGATGAACGAccagataaataaatacataaataaatgatgATAAATAAAGCAAAGAGGAATATGAGAATGAGAAATATGTAGGTCAATTAAAGGTCAAAGAGTTCAACAGCAATAATACCATGTTAACATGGAACTAAAGAGGACAAGAAGCCtggaggggaagtgtgtgtgtgtgtgtgtgtgtgtgtgtgtgtgtgtgtgtgtgtgtgtgtgtgtgtgtgtgtgtgtgtgtgaaacagagagagaaaatggatggGCAGTCAGGCTGGATAATaggaaattggtgtgtgtgtgtgtgtgtgtgtgtgtgtgtgtgtgtgtgtgtgtgtgtgtgtgtgtgtgtgtgtgtgtgtgtccatctgtttacATACAGTAGAATAGTGCGTGACATAGATATCCAGTATGACATGCCAGacaatggttagtgtgtgtgtgtgtgtgtgtgtgtgtgtgtgtgtgtgtgtgtgtgtgtgtgtgtatgagtgagccaTCCCTGTGTTTACATAAGGTAGTCTGTCATGGGTATCATGCCAGACaatgatgtgtgagtgtgtgtgtgtatgtgtgtgtgtttgtttgcatatgtGGTGTGAGACTGTAAAACGCTCAAGTAACACTTATTCATATGGGGCCTGGCAGTGTtctataccgtgtgtgtgtgtgtgtgtgtgtgtgtgtgtgtgtgtgtgtgtgtgtgtgtgtgtgtgtcacatgtgtcCGTTGGTTCAGTGAAGACCATTGGAGCCATTTGCAACCCTCAGAGAcctgtgtgaactgtgtgtgtgtgcgtgtgtgtgtgtgtgtgtgtgtgtgtgtgtgtgtgtgtgtgtgtgtgtgtgtgtgtgtgtgtgctcatacagtatgtaaagcaCTCACATATAAATTAGTCATATGGGGCCTGGCGGTGTtatgtagctctgtgtgtgtgtgtgtgtgtgtgtgtgtgtgtgtgtgtgtgtgtgtgtgtgtgtgtgtgtgtgtgtgtgtgtgtgtgcgtatgtgtcacaGGTATCCGTTGGTTCTGTGAGCACCGTTGGAGCCATTGGCAGCCCTCTGAGatctgtgtgaggtgtgtgtgtgtgaggcgtgtgtgtggggtggtgtttTTTTGGGGTGGAGGGGAATGTCTTCCTCATCTGAGCTGAAGTCCACGTCATTGTGGCTGTCCAACGATACCTGGCAGGTACACAGGGATAGGTACAGTTAGCATATTTAGCATGGGAAGGTATAGACAAAAATTGTCAGTAGGTTAAGCAAGATAAATTAGTTCTACGTGTCATCAATGTAACAAAGTTGAATCAATTTCAGTCTCCAAAATGggcatgatttttaaaaaatattcctcACTGAAATCATCTCATTCTGAACCTACACTAGTGTCCGGGGCATGGAAGTTCATAGACATGGCAGTTTAGAACTTTATGTCATATTGACTCCAGTAGAAACTCTGTTAACACTTACTGTATTTGATATGGTCTAAAGAAGTAAGAGTAAGTAATAAGTaagagcaaaaaaagaaacatagcTTCCTTCCAACACCGGTAACTTATCCAAGTAACAGTAGACCTGAATACATGTTATCGATGTTTATGGCTGTTATCATAATATGTCACTCAATCAAGTTGACATTATTTGGGTGTCTGGACATACCAAAAACTGAATGAAACATCCTGACAACAGTTATAAAtattgatgatgtgtgtgtgtgtgtgataattgtTATTTGTCATGCTATTCTTGTGACCGTTACATGAAACCTTTATGTAAACCATGACAAATAAATTATTATCCAAACTCTGTTTGAAGTGTCCTCTTCATCAATTTTCTCTGCTATAGTTAGCTACCGTCTATTCAGAAGGTAGTGCatgcagggatggattatgatatCATGGGCCTCTGGGCCAGAcatcaccccccaacccccaccccccaccaaatGGGTGTTGCTGGTTCACAAAATGATTCAGGTTTTCCAGCCAGATATTAGAGGCCCTATGTGGGGTTCGAGGATTTATGTCCCCCGAGAGAattagaaaatacagttgttaaatgtGTGATTTTAAAATGATATGAAAAAGGAAATATAGAGCCTTGGCCTTCACTACTCCCTTGGCTGTTGCGCCTGGTAGGCCAAGGCAGTAATTCAGCCTTGTGTATGGTTAGTGTAGAAAGGCGTAAATGAGatggttgtttttgttgttgtttgttcttcCTTTGTCTAGTGGACAAgcactgtccactctgtgtgatgtttgtgtgatatgtgtaaaagtgtaaataaaaaaaattgaaaataaaaaaatgtgatgGTTAACCGCAGTTGTACTTACACACAGAGGGTTGAGTTTCCTCTtctggagcaggaagaggagagtgagagggatagaaagaaggagagggatagaaaaaaaacatttagaaacACTGATGCTGTACAAAATATACAGTGAatgctgacagtgtgtgtgtgtgtgtgtgtgtgtgtgtgtgtgtgtgtgtgtgtgtgtgtgtgtgtgtgtgtgtgtgtgtgtgtgtgtgtgtgtgtgtgaagtactaCTCTCAGCACCAGGACTAAGTGTGTCCCTACGTCATCACAGGTGGATTATGAACAGGTGGATTATGAACGCAAGATATCAGTTCAGCATCAGTTTactgatggttgtgtgtgtgtgtgtgtgtgtgtgtgtgtgtgtgtgtgtgtgtgtgtgtgtgtgtgtgtgtgtgtgtgagtgtgtgtgtgtctgtgtgtgtgtgtgtgtgtgtgagtgcacgctcgtgcgtgcgtgggtacgtgcatatgtgcatatgtacCTGTACCCTCAGTACTCTGAGTATTAGGTAGGTCCATAGGCAGtgcagcatcagcagcaacaTCAGCATCCCATTCAGGAGCCACCAGGACGGGAACAGGCCCAACAGGGACCAGCTCTCAAACACCGTAGTCTTcagcaccctgcacacacacgcacacatcaattCATTGAAAGGTTGGCTgtgggatcgatgcatcgatacaaatTGAGTGTTGTTTACACCCCTAATactcactagtggtgtcaacaataattcagcaatgcattgcaatgtggggcaggacaattcaataattgatTCGGCAAATGCCGAATCGATGCAGcatatattttttcaagtttcaattacttccgtggacatttgcggagcaaattaatgttaaattaaatgtaatcTAATCACTTCAAAGCAatgaaaactgcaggactgatacacacaataGCCAAATAAactgttgttcagtatctgactgcttgttttGCCTCATGGCATTTGCCTGGCTTTcagtaaaaatgtaatgcattgcaatgcatcgtagaatcggactgaatcaaTTCGAATCAAATCATTGCCTCCCGAATGGTAATGGAAttgaatcgtaagggcagtgccaaagcACACCCCTGCTACTCACCAGGCAGGGTAGAGGGCGAGACGGGAGGTGATGAAGATGAGGGTGAAGACCACGAAGAGCAGGTTGCAGAACCGCTTGAAGCGTGCATACTTGGCCATCTTAGACGCCTAgaaatcacagacacagacacagacacagacacacacacacacacacacacacacacacacaaacacacaaacacaaaaacacacaccacaaaggtTAAACATCTCAGCTGTGTACACACATGATGAGaaatcctatgtgtgtgtgtgtgtgtgtgtgtgtgtgtgtgtgtgtgtgtgtacctccagcaGGACCTCAGCTGAGTCGTGTACACACATGACAAGAGTTCCGGCGCGCACCATGTTGCTGACATAGGAGAAGACgatcagagacacagacaggaagTGATGTGTCAGTGTCAACAGGAAGTCCTGAAGGGGGAGAGACACTATTAGGCTGATTGACAGGTAATAAGCGAGAGAAATTCTAAAGAGGGAGTGTAGCGACCCTATGTGAGTtgctacccgatgtgagtcgcacATGCGCAGATCAAGAATGCTTTTTGTGGTACCACAGCAACCCAATGTGAGTCGCACTCACATGAGCATATGGTTTCTAAATGTTTTATGATGGTTTTAAAACTGGACTTTCTGTAAGTCAATACATCTgttttaagctatataaaataATGAgttaacacacaatacacaacacacacagggtcgTGAAGAACAacggagatgagaagagatgatagGCACACAGTTGTGTCTGTTATAGCACGTAAATGGGTGTCTGAACTTACagcatgtatttgtatgtgtgtgtgtgtgtgtgtgtgtgtgtgtgtgtgtgcgtgcgcgtgtgtttgtgtgggagaggGCAACTCTATACACACATTGATAATGGTAATGCCGATCATTCAGTGTGTAGTTAGCAGCAAGTTGGAgattacagtttgtgtgtgtgtgtgtgtgtgtgtgtgtgtgtgtgtgtgtgtgtgtgtgtgtgtgtgtgtgtgtgcgtgcgcgtgcgtgtgcgtgtgtatgtgtccacaacagtgagagacagacaggggattagagctgatgtgtgtgagtgtgtgtgtcagtttgtgtgcgtgctctcTACAGCAGTTTGGTGATAAgagctgatgatgatggtgtgtgtgtgtgtgtgtgtgtgtgtgtgtgtgtgtgtgtgtgtgtgtgtgtgtgtgtgtgtgtgtgtgtgtgtgtgtgtgtgtgtgtgtgtctgtgtgtgtctgtgtgtgtgtgtgtgtgtgtgtgtgcgtgcgtgcgcgctctcAGCAGTAGTTTGGCAGATTACATCTGACCGGGTCACAGAAGTAGGCCACTCTCTCACCCCAGCTGTTTAGAGGAGAGACagcttagtggtgtgtgtgtgtgtgtgtgtgtgtgtgtgtgtgtgtgtgtgtgtgtgtgtgtgtgggggtgtgtgtgtgtgtgtgtgtgtgtgtgtgtgtgtgtgtgtgtgtgtgtgtgtgtgtgtgtgtgtgtgtgtgtgtgtgtgtgtgtgtgtgtgtgtgtgtgtgtgtttggatgttgtGTATCCATGGTGAATGCGATTTGTCTGTCTTGTTCAAACACTACATGCTGTAAAGGCCAATGCACTAACATGAATATCATTTCATGCATAACCCCAAACATTGCTAATGACAATGGGTATGTATGAATTGCAGATGCAGCATTGAAAAAGTCCtctcttgttaatactcctcgGTATAGTTGGCAGACTTAATTCATAGCTTGGAAGTATGACACTTGATGTCATTTTGCTATGATTCTGTTtttctgtggggggggggggtggctatcacaacctgcagcctagggtccccaggccatcttaatccggccctggcagtATCAGTATTGTGAGTGCGTATGCTTATGCTTGCATGAGCATGTgagaatgtgggtgtgtgtgtgtgtgtgtgtgtgtgtgtgtgtgtgtgtgtgtgtgtgtgtgtgtgtgtgtgtgtgtgtgtgtgtgtgtgtgtgtgtgtgtgtgtgtgtgtgtgtgtgtgtgtgtgtaccttcctcCGGACGTGTGTGAGTTGAGGCATCAGCagtgagagggagaaggagagctcCAGCAGGTAGTAGTAATGCACCTCCACCGTCAGGGGCTGCCAGCCAATCACAAAAGAGATCACATAACGACGTCACGGCTTTGGAAACAATAATAGGACAGTTGACAttacaacattgtgtgtgtgtgtgtgtgtgtgtgtgtgtgtgtgtgtgtgtgtgaatttgtgtgtgtgtgtgtgtgtgtgtgtgtgtgtgtgtgtgtgtgtgtgtgtgtgtgtgtgtgtgtgtgtgtgtgtgtgtgtgtgtgtgtatgctcagaTAGTGAGAGGGCAGGTAGGGGACGCAGTGTAGGTTACATGGGAtctggtgtgtgtatgcgtgtgtgtgtgtgtgtgtgtgtgtgtgtgtgtgtgtgtgtgtgtgtgtgtgtgtgtgtgtgtgtgtgtgtgtgtgtgtgtgtgtgtgtgtgtgtgtgtgtgtgtgtgtgtgtgttggtgtgaagaGGGCAACCAGAGGGCAAAGTGTAGGTTTCATGGGAAAATTTGAGTGTGGTGGGGATATATGGGGTAtggggtatgaggtatgaggttagtttagtgtgtgtgtgtgtgtgtgtgtgtgtgtgtgtgtgtgtgtgtgtgtgtgtgtgtgtgtgtgtgtgtgtgtgtgtgtgtgtgtgtgtgtgtgtgtgtagcaggtagTTTGCTTTGGCACAGGTGTTCAGATCCATTATTCAAAAAGGCTCTCtatgaacaggtgtgtgtgtgtgtgtgtgtgtgtgtgtgtgtgtgtgtgtgtgtgtgtgtgtgtgtgtgtgtgtgtgtgtgcgtgtgcgtgtgtgtgtctgtggtttctCTATGTGCAAATTCAACCGAACTATGAACTCCCCGCTGAAAAACAAAATTGAAAGTAGAATTGAGATGATTATATTCTGATTAGTTATAATCCTTCCACGAATGCCTAGTCCTGTTTTTTATGATTGTCCCTGTGTGTAATATATGGTTTTGTCTGTAGGGGGCACTGTACCTGGATGGGGTTATTCTGCTGGGATAATATAGTATTGGCCCGTATGGAGCAACAAGCATAGTTGGGGGAggttcaaattcaaattctttattAGTGGGTAACCCATTGAGCTGTTCAGAGAAAAGCCATACTCAACTGCAATATTTATATGACTGATCAGGAGAACATGACAAACCAGACGTCTCGACCTAAGCCATCGCCTAATAAAGAAAAATTGCAGTCGAGGCATTTCGCTAAACAAATGTACTAATTCAATACCCTGCAACTCCTTTAAACAATTTGGAGTTGAGCACACTTCCGCAAAAAAAGTAACCCTTTTGAGATGATCATCTCGCTTTCAAGAAGGTAGTTGTGGCAGTTTTATGATGAGTAGTGTTGTCCTGTAGGTGGCAGTGTACCTGGTTGGTGTAGTTTTGTCATTTAGAGGGCATCATTATTACTTGAcattacacatactgtagctgacgatgttatccaaaacgacttacagatataacagggcattggttacagctcctggagcaatgtgccttgctcaagggcatttcagccatagaTGGACGTGTATGGAGAGGTCAGGTAGGACTTGAACCTACAACCCACTGGTCTCCTAACCATaatgccacggctgcccccacatCATACCTGGTTGGGGTAGTTATGTTGTGATTATATAGCAATGTCCTTTAGATGAAAGTACACCTGGTTGGGGTAATTGTATTGTGATTGTATAGTATCGTCCTCTAGATCAgtatttcccaaccaggggtacgtgtaccactaggggtacgagagcacactgcagggggtacttagaaaattttaattttaacaaatacatggagcttagttagTTACATAAGCATAGAGATagcgatataaaacttgacttagggggtactcatggcacaacaaaaatgcttaggggtacacaagacaaaaaaggttggggaacactgCTCTAGATGACAGTATACCTGGTTGGGGTAATTGTGTTGTGATTACATAGCATTGTcctctagatcaggggtgtcgaacatacggcccgccagagggttcaatcCGACCCGgatgtttaaaatgtttaaaaaaaaaaaaatactgacaggcatttcataaagctatatatagagatcaaatgttaatacttcttattcgcattgtattggtattggttataaTTAAATACTAAATATAATTGTATTTGGATTAGTTCGTGTTGAGCTGAAATGGGAAACAGGatgttaaaatgcattaaaatgcaggaaattacatctaagatattaaacattaacccccccccccaccccccccacccccccgcgcaAAATTACCTGTCCCAGATTttattaattgacggttggcaatgaattaatgaaatcaatgaaattttgcataggattatcagcaTTGCATTGCTTTCTTCATATTGAACACACGATAGTACTGAAAATTAATCATCTACTTTAAAGgagtggttcgctattttagacattaagccctgttagtgtgacttctggggtgaattagATATGTactcacaattttgacatttggtgctgaacggagtatTTTGGCATTCAATActgcagccagtggtgtagtctacgtagaacgcgggtatacggagtatacccacttctaaatttcagggatttcagtatacccacttaaaattgattgatccattgttttgaatggcacaaatatatacagtatacccacttaaaaaaaatctcaaatatacagtatacccaccataaaaaagtagactacaccactgactgcaGCCCCACCACctgtacattgactccaatggtgcactcaagcaatcgatcacaaaatagttttttttttttttttttgcgatgatgttactaatgcggcccgcttgaggtccacttgggttgtatgcggcccccgggccaaaatgagtttgacagccCTGCTCTAGATTAAGGTATACCTGGTTGGGGTACTTATGTTGTGATTATGAAGCATTGTCCTCTAGATGAAGGTATACCTGGTTGGGATAATTGTGCCAGCACTCTCTGGTGTTGTGGAGCCAAGGAGTCTAATttgggagaggaaaaaaacagatacatactgttaatgtgtgtgtgtgtgtgtgtgtgtgtgtgtgtgtgtgtgtgtgtgtgtgtgtgtgtgtgtgtgtgtgtgtgtgtgtgtgtgtgtgtgtgtgtgcgtgtgcgtgcatgtgcgtgtgtgcaagctcGTTGCTAGGTGAACAATCAGCAGGCCTCTCAGAGTGTCATTGAAATGGCATAAATCACTATGGCAACACCGCCTCCAGACGCACCTCACAactgatcatctctctctctctctctctctctctctctctctctctctctctctctctctctctctctctccctctttcattccctctctcagtttattctctctatccctctcctcccaGGAAACACCTCCACTCTGTTTTACATCTCCATCTCATTTCTCTGGCTatcccgctctctgtctctctctctctctctctctctctcacacacacacacctcttcactctctcttccttcacACGCAATAcaccttcaccatctctctctttctcacacacgcacacacacacacacacacacacacacacacacacacacacacacacacacacacacacacacacacacacacacacacacacacatgtaggtatTACTATCTTTGTGAGGACATTTCATTATAACAAAACTAGTGAATGCTaaaactgtgccctgaccaaagcaatccctaaccctaacctgtcagtagacacatgtttgtttttttttaaaagtttttttcaccaacaacaaaacaactgagaaaaacacatttaatggctgtgaggaccgaccaaaaagtcctcacagcaaaggtgaaatgtcatgcatgcatgcacacagagttACTAGGTAGTATTCTGACCTGCTTGAGGTAGCGTACTCCATATGTGAAGATGTAGACATAGAATGCAAACTTCCACCTGCAGAGAAAGAACAAGGAGAGatgatggaatgtgtgtgtgtgtgtgtgtgtgtgtgtgtgtgtgtgtgtgtgtgtgtgtgtgtgtgtgtgtgtgtgtgtgtgtgtgtgtgtgtgtgtgtgtgtgtgtgtgtgtgacatttcccTCAGATTTATACATGCTTCATTGAACGGAAAAGGCAGGAACCatgatcaaacacacacgcacgcacacatattctctctctctgtctctctctctcaaacacacacacacacacacgcacgcacgcacgcacgcacgcacgcacgcacgcacgcacgcacgcacgcacgcacacacacacacacacacacacacacacacacacacacacacacacacacaattcaactcAGACTCACTTCAATCAAACACTAATAATTGCTCCACTTCAGAGCATTGTGATGATTAACATacgctctcgcacacacacacacacacacacacacacacacacacacacacacacacacacacacacacacacacacacacacacacacacacacacacacacacacagacacaccaacccacccaca
The Engraulis encrasicolus isolate BLACKSEA-1 chromosome 12, IST_EnEncr_1.0, whole genome shotgun sequence DNA segment above includes these coding regions:
- the LOC134460202 gene encoding ceramide synthase 6-like, with amino-acid sequence MTGFLAWFWNERFWLPHNVTWADLKSTEEAVYPQPEDLYLAAPLALCIITVRLLFERLLVRPLVSGLRIEVREAQRAPPNAILDKVYTAITKHPDERRLEGLSKQLDWDVRSIQRWFYRRRDQERPSTLARFCDSMWKFAFYVYIFTYGVRYLKQTPWLHNTRECWHNYPNQPLTVEVHYYYLLELSFSLSLLMPQLTHVRRKDFLLTLTHHFLSVSLIVFSYVSNMVRAGTLVMCVHDSAEVLLEASKMAKYARFKRFCNLLFVVFTLIFITSRLALYPAWVLKTTVFESWSLLGLFPSWWLLNGMLMLLLMLHCLWTYLILRVLRVQKRKLNPLCVSLDSHNDVDFSSDEEDIPLHPKKTPPHTHASHTHTSHRSQRAANGSNGAHRTNGYL